The following proteins come from a genomic window of Longimicrobium sp.:
- a CDS encoding acetyl-CoA C-acetyltransferase, with amino-acid sequence MATQGKDIDVVFLSAKRTGMGTFGGSLKDFSATDLGVFAAKAALEESGVPAGEVGHVVFGNALQTSSDAIYLARHIGLKTGLPLDTPALTLNRLCGSGFQAIVSGAMEIMLGQAEVALCGGTESMSQAPHVIRGARWGDQRLGPSGKFYEDLLWEALTDTFAGCSMAMTAENLADRYGITRDQVDEYACRSQTLAKLACEQKRFDTEITPVTLKSRKGETTFACDEHMRPETTVDMLAKLKPYFKEGGTVTAGNASGIGDGGAALVIASEAYARRNGLQPIGRLVSWGIAGVEPKEMGIGPAPASRAALKNAEMDLGQMDLVEVNEAFASQYCAVEKELGLDRERVNVSGGAIAMSHPLGMSGARITVHLLHELRRQGKRFGLGTACIGGGQGIAVVVEAFPAAAEAAAPVEERAAAD; translated from the coding sequence ATGGCTACGCAGGGCAAGGACATCGACGTCGTCTTCCTCTCCGCCAAGCGCACGGGGATGGGGACGTTCGGGGGGTCGCTCAAGGACTTCTCGGCCACCGACCTGGGGGTGTTCGCCGCGAAGGCGGCGCTGGAGGAGTCGGGGGTGCCGGCCGGGGAGGTGGGGCACGTGGTCTTCGGCAACGCGCTGCAGACTTCGTCCGACGCCATCTACCTGGCGCGCCACATCGGCCTCAAGACGGGGCTCCCGCTCGACACGCCGGCGCTCACGCTCAACCGCCTGTGCGGCTCGGGGTTCCAGGCCATCGTCTCGGGCGCCATGGAGATCATGCTGGGCCAGGCCGAGGTGGCGCTCTGCGGCGGCACCGAGAGCATGAGCCAGGCCCCGCACGTGATCCGCGGCGCCCGCTGGGGCGACCAGCGGCTGGGGCCCTCGGGGAAGTTCTACGAGGACCTGCTCTGGGAGGCGCTCACCGACACCTTCGCCGGCTGCTCGATGGCGATGACGGCCGAGAACCTGGCCGACCGCTACGGCATCACCCGCGACCAGGTGGACGAGTACGCCTGCCGCTCGCAGACGCTGGCGAAGCTGGCGTGCGAGCAGAAGCGCTTCGACACCGAGATCACGCCGGTCACGCTGAAGAGCCGCAAGGGCGAGACGACCTTCGCCTGCGACGAGCACATGCGGCCCGAGACCACGGTGGACATGCTGGCCAAGCTCAAGCCGTACTTCAAGGAGGGCGGCACGGTGACGGCCGGCAACGCCTCGGGGATCGGCGACGGCGGGGCGGCGCTGGTGATCGCGTCGGAGGCGTACGCGCGGCGCAACGGCCTGCAGCCGATCGGCCGCCTGGTCTCGTGGGGGATCGCGGGCGTGGAGCCGAAGGAGATGGGGATCGGCCCGGCGCCGGCCTCGCGCGCGGCGCTCAAGAACGCGGAGATGGACCTGGGGCAGATGGACCTGGTGGAGGTGAACGAGGCGTTCGCCAGCCAGTACTGCGCGGTGGAGAAGGAGCTGGGGCTGGACCGCGAGCGGGTGAACGTCTCGGGCGGGGCCATCGCCATGAGCCACCCGCTGGGGATGAGCGGCGCGCGCATCACCGTGCACCTCCTCCACGAGCTGCGCCGCCAGGGGAAGCGCTTCGGGCTGGGCACCGCCTGCATCGGCGGCGGCCAGGGGATCGCGGTGGTGGTCGAGGCGTTCCCGGCGGCCGCCGAAGCCGCGGCGCCGGTCGAAGAGCGGGCGGCGGCGGACTGA